A portion of the Lysinibacillus timonensis genome contains these proteins:
- a CDS encoding GntP family permease: protein MLFFIILIGVLFVVFATAKLKLHPFLALILSSFFVGIASGMPLLDVVTNINSGFGSLMTSIGIVIVAGTMIGVILERSGAALRMAEVVLRIVGPKRPQLAMSIIGYIVSIPVFCDSGFIILSSLQKSLAKRAKVTIASMGVALATGLYATHVLVPPTPGPIAAAGNIGATDYLGTVILVGLIVAIPATFVGYLWSVKVASKIQVPLDQEESIDYEQVVKSFGEMPSTFKSFFPIVLPIVLIGIGSIAALVGDPESTFNMILRFLGSPIVALLLGVFAAFPLLPKLNEETLTGWIGDSLKDAAPILLITAAGGSFGTVIKETGVGDMLQQMDLGALATGSLFLLVPFIIAAALKTAQGSSTTALVITSTLVAPMLVTAGIEGALPLALVVMAIGAGAMTVSHVNDSFFWVVTQYSGMEVTQAYKAQTMATLLQGVTTIVFTIILWMIFV from the coding sequence ATGTTATTTTTCATCATATTAATAGGGGTATTGTTTGTCGTATTTGCGACTGCAAAATTAAAGTTACATCCATTTTTAGCACTAATACTAAGTTCATTCTTTGTTGGGATTGCGAGTGGAATGCCATTATTAGATGTTGTAACGAATATTAATAGTGGTTTTGGTAGTTTAATGACGAGTATTGGGATTGTCATTGTAGCAGGGACAATGATTGGTGTTATTTTAGAACGTTCTGGAGCGGCTCTTCGAATGGCAGAGGTAGTTCTCCGAATTGTGGGACCGAAACGTCCGCAATTAGCAATGTCTATTATCGGTTATATTGTGTCAATTCCAGTATTTTGTGATTCAGGTTTCATCATTTTATCGAGTTTACAAAAATCGTTAGCTAAACGTGCGAAAGTGACAATTGCATCGATGGGTGTAGCACTGGCAACAGGTTTATATGCAACACATGTACTTGTTCCTCCGACGCCAGGGCCAATTGCAGCTGCAGGGAATATCGGTGCAACTGATTACTTAGGAACAGTTATACTTGTTGGTTTAATAGTAGCAATACCAGCTACATTTGTAGGTTATTTATGGTCTGTAAAAGTGGCTTCAAAAATTCAAGTTCCATTAGATCAGGAAGAGTCAATTGATTACGAGCAAGTGGTTAAATCATTTGGTGAAATGCCGTCAACATTTAAATCATTTTTCCCTATTGTACTACCAATCGTATTAATCGGAATTGGTTCTATTGCCGCATTAGTTGGTGATCCGGAATCTACGTTTAATATGATATTACGCTTTTTAGGAAGTCCAATTGTTGCGTTGTTGTTAGGTGTATTTGCGGCATTCCCATTACTTCCAAAGTTAAACGAAGAAACATTAACTGGTTGGATTGGAGATAGCTTAAAAGATGCAGCCCCTATTTTATTAATTACAGCAGCTGGTGGCTCTTTCGGTACAGTTATTAAGGAGACTGGTGTCGGTGATATGTTGCAACAAATGGATTTAGGTGCTTTAGCTACAGGTTCACTATTCTTACTAGTACCATTTATTATTGCGGCTGCTCTTAAAACAGCACAAGGTTCTTCAACAACAGCTTTAGTTATAACATCCACTCTGGTAGCACCGATGTTAGTAACTGCTGGTATAGAAGGTGCTCTTCCATTGGCATTAGTTGTAATGGCGATTGGAGCAGGAGCTATGACTGTTTCTCACGTAAACGATAGCTTCTTCTGGGTAGTAACGCAATATAGCGGAATGGAAGTAACACAAGCCTATAAAGCACAAACAATGGCGACACTTTTACAGGGTGTAACAACGATTGTATTCACAATCATTTTATGGATGATATTTGTATAA
- a CDS encoding glycerate kinase, which translates to MKVVISPDSFKGTLTALEAAQAIEQGIKRANSSVETVLLPVADGGEGTMETLVLATNGHFVKTTVLDPLGREIEASFGVLGNHSTCVIEMASASGITLLHNNERNPRIASSYGTGQLIQTALDQGFRDFIICIGGSATNDAGVGMLRALGLRLLDENGHDVQKSIDGLYEVKSLDFSNWDTRLNGSKVAIACDVNNPLVGEKGSTAIFGPQKGVKADEIDYFDQALTHWANVVEAEKGIRLHDYQGAGAAGGMGGALIAFLNGQFHQGIQLVLDVMNYREKVQDANVVITGEGKSDRQTLHGKAPMGVLHCAKEFDIPIILLSGSIDEQDKEMLAQHFHEVVSVVNESVSSEMAMKEAFNYLSQRAYETFHHLID; encoded by the coding sequence ATGAAAGTTGTAATAAGTCCAGACTCTTTTAAAGGGACATTAACAGCACTCGAAGCAGCTCAAGCAATCGAACAAGGAATTAAGCGAGCAAACTCAAGTGTGGAGACGGTTTTATTGCCTGTTGCTGATGGTGGTGAGGGAACAATGGAGACATTAGTTTTAGCAACGAATGGTCACTTTGTTAAAACGACTGTACTCGATCCACTAGGGCGAGAAATAGAAGCTTCCTTTGGCGTTCTAGGTAATCATTCAACCTGTGTCATTGAAATGGCTTCAGCATCAGGTATCACTCTGTTACATAACAATGAAAGAAATCCTAGAATCGCATCATCATATGGAACTGGGCAACTTATACAAACTGCATTAGATCAAGGGTTTAGAGATTTTATCATATGTATTGGTGGAAGTGCTACGAATGATGCTGGTGTTGGTATGTTAAGAGCTCTCGGATTACGTTTATTAGACGAGAATGGACATGATGTACAAAAATCAATTGATGGTTTATATGAAGTGAAAAGCTTAGATTTTTCTAATTGGGATACAAGACTGAATGGTTCAAAAGTAGCGATTGCATGTGATGTCAATAATCCACTAGTGGGTGAAAAAGGCTCAACGGCGATCTTTGGTCCTCAGAAAGGTGTGAAAGCTGACGAGATTGACTATTTTGATCAAGCACTTACGCACTGGGCAAATGTCGTGGAAGCAGAAAAGGGAATCCGTTTACATGATTATCAAGGCGCGGGAGCAGCAGGTGGCATGGGGGGCGCTTTAATAGCCTTTCTTAACGGGCAATTTCACCAAGGGATTCAATTAGTGTTAGATGTTATGAATTATCGTGAAAAAGTACAAGACGCAAATGTGGTTATTACTGGTGAAGGAAAATCGGATCGCCAAACATTGCATGGGAAAGCACCGATGGGCGTTTTACATTGTGCAAAGGAATTTGATATTCCAATCATTTTACTTTCGGGCAGTATTGATGAACAAGACAAAGAAATGTTAGCACAACACTTTCATGAAGTTGTATCAGTAGTGAATGAATCCGTTTCATCTGAAATGGCTATGAAAGAAGCATTTAACTATTTGTCTCAGAGGGCATATGAAACTTTTCATCATTTAATAGATTAA
- a CDS encoding sugar diacid recognition domain-containing protein has protein sequence MSIKLAEEIVHQTMMRLHHNINVISTDGVILASGEKERIDSIHEGAIQVAKTGMPLLIDETLSKEFQNCKPGINLPIKFHEKMIGVIGITGDPHDLQEIANLVQLTTEMIVHQVLTESKSEWQRKNGDFIFKALVENVPIDSAFKERIQKLPFPLEGPYQIILIKQLNEVSSNTLSLNLENILYRQQALFGQVHLNEYYLFLCGSSVKNSTDIIDKMNQIQNKFGITIGVGPIVNEVEELNYCYNGAKTALAFSSEKKHATYFEEVEIYTLFKNSRSNEIHKFLSKIQGLTDKMIVTLLTFFESNLQLNICADKLGIHRHTLSYRLNKVYEITGYNPQNFEDAFILKLALTLNNQVNP, from the coding sequence TTGTCGATAAAATTAGCCGAAGAAATAGTTCACCAAACAATGATGAGACTCCATCATAATATCAATGTCATTAGTACTGACGGTGTCATCTTAGCTTCTGGGGAAAAAGAACGGATTGATTCTATTCATGAAGGTGCTATTCAAGTAGCGAAAACAGGCATGCCATTATTAATCGATGAAACTCTATCTAAGGAATTTCAAAATTGTAAACCTGGCATTAACTTGCCAATTAAATTCCACGAGAAAATGATTGGAGTAATAGGGATTACTGGAGACCCGCATGATCTACAAGAAATTGCAAACTTAGTACAACTAACAACAGAAATGATTGTTCATCAAGTACTAACAGAAAGTAAAAGTGAATGGCAAAGGAAAAATGGTGATTTTATCTTCAAAGCATTAGTTGAGAATGTCCCCATTGATAGTGCATTTAAAGAGCGAATTCAAAAACTCCCTTTTCCGCTGGAAGGCCCTTATCAAATAATCCTTATCAAACAGCTGAATGAGGTGTCTTCTAATACTCTATCTCTTAATTTAGAGAACATACTTTATAGACAGCAAGCTTTATTTGGTCAAGTTCATTTAAATGAATATTACCTATTCTTATGTGGAAGTTCTGTAAAAAATTCTACCGACATCATTGATAAAATGAATCAGATTCAAAATAAGTTTGGTATTACTATCGGTGTTGGACCTATTGTTAATGAGGTAGAAGAATTAAACTATTGCTATAACGGAGCAAAAACAGCGCTTGCATTTTCTAGTGAAAAGAAACATGCTACTTATTTTGAAGAAGTAGAGATTTATACTTTATTTAAAAATAGTAGAAGTAATGAAATTCATAAGTTTTTATCGAAAATCCAAGGATTAACTGATAAAATGATCGTCACTTTATTAACCTTTTTTGAGAGTAACCTTCAATTAAATATATGCGCTGACAAACTTGGTATTCATCGACACACACTATCATATCGCCTAAACAAAGTTTATGAAATAACAGGTTACAATCCACAAAATTTTGAAGATGCATTTATATTGAAGCTCGCACTAACTTTAAATAATCAAGTTAATCCATAA
- a CDS encoding plasmid pRiA4b ORF-3 family protein, which produces MHIQCTKKLLELLNKEPKTVEETNPLISWHANLITINRRKTVVIVNDKNRYVIVLHGLKAMDFNNFDETILKSIRNTFEQECIKDEVIELFLSSASGITYSKTKNKSLVARMNKACETVYFFEEMLDLNTIYQPAISRKVSRDLVGDGNKDYFRPSEAIFNDLEEFARIPIFHTKALELKVTLRLENIKVFRRLIVPFNLTFSQLHNVIQIAFGWQDYHLHEFYIFDNKQSNQTFHHNHPAYNREGSKPLVNLVCDEESFSYGNNDIPMKMDTTVKLSEYMSAKITYIYDFGDNWIHDIEIERVIDDYQVNFPTCIECEGNTPPEDVGGEIGYEVFLEIINDKNHPEHEKMLSWSKSQLYSDFDIDIVNRRLKLSGV; this is translated from the coding sequence ATGCACATACAATGTACGAAAAAACTATTAGAACTATTAAACAAAGAGCCAAAAACAGTTGAGGAGACGAATCCTCTCATTTCATGGCATGCAAATTTGATTACAATTAACAGAAGAAAAACAGTTGTTATTGTGAATGATAAGAATAGATACGTAATTGTTTTACATGGACTTAAAGCTATGGATTTTAATAATTTTGACGAGACCATCTTAAAATCTATCCGAAATACATTTGAACAAGAATGTATTAAGGACGAGGTAATAGAACTATTTTTAAGTTCAGCGAGTGGTATAACATATTCGAAAACAAAAAACAAATCATTAGTAGCACGAATGAATAAAGCCTGTGAAACGGTCTATTTTTTTGAGGAGATGCTAGATTTAAATACGATTTACCAGCCTGCTATCAGTCGAAAGGTTAGCCGTGATTTAGTCGGTGATGGTAATAAGGACTATTTCCGCCCAAGTGAAGCGATATTTAATGATTTGGAGGAATTTGCCCGAATACCGATTTTCCATACAAAAGCTCTAGAATTGAAGGTCACTTTACGTCTAGAAAATATTAAAGTATTCCGGAGATTAATTGTTCCTTTCAATCTCACTTTCAGTCAATTACATAACGTCATACAGATTGCATTTGGTTGGCAGGATTATCATCTTCATGAATTTTATATTTTTGATAACAAACAGTCTAATCAAACTTTTCATCATAACCATCCTGCTTACAATCGAGAGGGATCCAAACCACTTGTTAACCTCGTGTGTGATGAAGAGTCATTTTCCTATGGTAATAATGATATTCCAATGAAAATGGACACTACTGTCAAGCTATCGGAATACATGTCAGCTAAAATAACATATATTTATGACTTTGGTGACAATTGGATACATGATATTGAGATAGAACGGGTAATTGATGATTATCAAGTGAATTTTCCTACATGCATAGAATGCGAAGGCAATACACCACCAGAAGATGTTGGCGGAGAAATTGGATATGAAGTCTTTCTTGAAATTATAAATGATAAAAATCATCCTGAACATGAGAAAATGCTATCTTGGAGTAAAAGTCAATTGTACAGTGATTTTGATATTGATATAGTAAATAGAAGATTGAAATTAAGTGGGGTTTAA
- a CDS encoding cation:dicarboxylate symporter family transporter, with amino-acid sequence MKKFKLSLATQIFIGLILGIIVGGIFYGSETAQGYLQPFGDLFLRLIKLIVVPIVLSSIIVAIAGVGDLKSVGKLGGKALTYFIGMTGVAIAVGLISANLFQPGIGVDMENLQQTDISGYVETNEQQEGKSIVETLLHIVPTNPIQAMVEGDMLAIIFFAVVLGLGIAAIGEKGRTALHFFEGIANAMFYVTNLFMKYAPIGVFALIGVTISKYGFESLIPLAKLALTVYGTMIFFVIVILGIMAKIIGYSIFKLIKVIKEELILAFSTSSSETVLPRIMDKMEKVGAPKHISTFVIPTGYSFNLDGSVLYQAIAAMFVAQMYGIHLSIGQQIMLMLVLMVTSKGMAGVPGVSFVVLLATFGTMGLPPEGLMFIVGIDRILDMGRTAVNVVGNSLAALVVAKWEGQFNPSDEALNTKKA; translated from the coding sequence ATGAAAAAATTCAAGTTAAGTTTAGCTACTCAAATTTTCATTGGACTTATATTAGGTATAATTGTCGGAGGGATTTTCTATGGAAGTGAAACAGCTCAAGGCTATTTACAACCATTCGGTGATCTGTTCCTAAGATTAATTAAATTAATTGTAGTACCGATTGTACTTTCTAGTATTATCGTTGCAATTGCTGGTGTTGGTGATTTAAAATCCGTTGGTAAACTAGGCGGAAAAGCATTGACATACTTTATTGGTATGACTGGTGTTGCAATTGCAGTTGGTCTTATATCTGCTAATCTATTCCAACCTGGAATTGGTGTAGATATGGAAAACCTACAGCAAACAGACATTTCTGGTTACGTTGAAACGAACGAACAACAAGAAGGAAAATCGATTGTAGAAACACTGCTACATATCGTTCCAACGAACCCAATTCAGGCGATGGTTGAAGGGGATATGCTAGCAATTATCTTCTTTGCTGTCGTGCTTGGTCTTGGGATTGCAGCTATCGGAGAAAAAGGAAGAACTGCTTTACATTTCTTTGAAGGTATAGCAAATGCAATGTTTTATGTAACCAACTTATTTATGAAGTATGCTCCAATTGGTGTATTCGCCTTAATCGGTGTAACGATTTCTAAATATGGGTTTGAATCACTTATTCCACTTGCAAAATTAGCGTTAACTGTATACGGAACGATGATTTTCTTTGTAATTGTTATTTTAGGCATTATGGCTAAAATCATTGGGTACAGTATTTTCAAGTTAATTAAAGTTATTAAAGAAGAATTGATTTTAGCTTTCTCAACATCAAGTTCTGAAACCGTTTTACCGAGAATTATGGACAAGATGGAAAAGGTTGGAGCTCCAAAACATATTTCAACTTTCGTTATTCCAACTGGTTATTCATTTAACTTAGATGGATCAGTACTATATCAAGCAATCGCTGCAATGTTTGTTGCTCAAATGTATGGTATTCACCTAAGTATTGGTCAACAAATCATGTTAATGTTAGTCTTGATGGTAACGTCGAAAGGTATGGCAGGTGTACCGGGCGTCTCGTTTGTTGTATTATTAGCAACATTTGGAACAATGGGATTACCACCGGAAGGTTTAATGTTCATTGTAGGTATTGACCGTATTTTAGATATGGGACGTACTGCAGTAAATGTTGTTGGTAATTCTTTAGCTGCACTTGTAGTTGCTAAATGGGAAGGTCAATTCAACCCTTCTGATGAAGCTTTAAATACTAAAAAAGCTTAA